The proteins below come from a single Podarcis muralis chromosome 8, rPodMur119.hap1.1, whole genome shotgun sequence genomic window:
- the LOC114600972 gene encoding serpin B3-like gives MTTLPEANAKCAVDVFKVLATEHPCDNLVFSPANLTAGLGLLAYASGCEQADQIEKAQEKVETCPRPRPRPEPTKPEATCPRPRPRPEPTKPEPTCPKPRPRPEPTRPEPTCPKPRPRPEPEQPKPCDKRRVIHRPAPCPEPEPEPRCPRRDVPCYECEEPEGIHTAFSKILATLNEPSSNYTLSFANKLYGNKDIAFIQKFLYCALKLYLTEVENADLHNAPEEVRRLINLWVEVQTHGKIKDLLPKDSFDCLAQLLLVNALYFKGQWEVKFDKELTEEAPFYPHHADEKECHSVQLMHRKGVYNAGTIDLCNVQVQVVEIPYKNNELTFVLLLPVDCNAEALEQLEDGLSHEHLLDLSCHLKAIEVDLAIPKFSSEKSIEANEYLNLPDLTDHEKADFSGATTTEGVALTQLVHDAAIEIDEEGGEEPEPVPCPKDRRPRREPVEIWADHPFLYYIVHNSTQSIIALGRFAKPE, from the exons ATGACCACCCTGCCTGAAGCCAATGCTAAATGCGCTGTTGACGTTTTCAAAGTGTTGGCCACTGAGCACCCATGCGACAACCTTGTGTTTTCCCCGGCGAACCTCACCGCAGGCCTGGGCCTACTCGCTTATGCATCTGGTTGTGAACAAGCAGATCAGATCGAGAAG GCACAAGAAAAAGTTGAAACCTGCCCCAGACCAAGACCCCGTCCTGAGCCAACCAAGCCTGAAGCAACTTGCCCCAGACCAAGACCCCGTCCTGAGCCAACCAAGCCTGAACCAACTTGCCCCAAACCAAGACCCCGCCCTGAGCCAACCAGGCCTGAGCCAACTTGCCCCAAACCAAGACCCCGCCCTGAACCAGAGCAACCTAAACCTTGTGACAAGAGACGAGTCATTCACCGCCCAGCTCCTTGCCCTGAGCCTGAGCCCGAGCCACGTTGTCCTAGACGC GATGTTCCCTGCTACGAGTGTGAGGAGCCTGAAGGAATCCATACGGCATTCAGCAAAATCCTTGCGACTCTTAATGAGCCCAGCAGCAACTATACCCTGAGCTTTGCCAACAAGCTCTATGGAAACAAGGACATTGCCTTCATCCAG AAATTCCTTTACTGTGCTCTGAAACTGTACTTGACTGAAGTGGAGAACGCTGATCTGCATAATGCCCCAGAGGAAGTGAGGAGACTCATCAACCTTTGGGTCGAAGTCCAGACACATG GTAAGATCAAGGACCTTCTCCCCAAGGACAGCTTTGACTGCCTTGCTCAGCTCCTGCTGGTGAATGCTCTCTACTTCAAAGGACAATGGGAAGTGAAATTTGACAAAGAGCTCACAGAAGAAGCTCCCTTTTACCCTCATCATGCAGATGAG AAGGAATGCCACAGTGTGCAGCTGATGCACAGGAAGGGTGTCTACAATGCAGGGACAATTGACCTATGCAACGTTCAAGTCCAAGTTGTTGAGATCCCCTACAAGAACAATGAACTGACCTTCGTTCTACTGCTGCCAGTAGACTGCAATGCAGAAGCTCTTGAACAG CTGGAAGATGGACTTAGCCACGAGCATCTGCTTGACCTGTCCTGTCATCTGAAGGCCATTGAGGTGGATTTGGCCATTCCCAAGTTCAGCTCAGAGAAGAGCATTGAAGCCAACGAATACCTGAATCTGCCGGATCTGACTGACCACGAAAAGGCCGATTTCTCTGGAGCAACCACAACAGAAGGCGTGGCTCTGACTCAGCTGGTCCATGATGCTGCTATCGAGATTGATGAGGAGGGTGGTGAAGAACCAGAGCCAGTCCCTTGCCCCAAAGATAGGCGTCCACGTCGGGAACCTGTGGAGATTTGGGCTGACCATCCTTTCCTCTATTACATCGTGCACAATTCCACCCAGAGTATCATTGCTCTCGGCAGATTTGCTAAGCCAGAATAA
- the LOC114601384 gene encoding uncharacterized protein LOC114601384, with translation MTSLSEANAKFATDFFHLVRKEHPCGNILFSPVNLATALHLLLYGSRHDTKAEIEKVLHHLSKAKEHARSGTGSDSETATKIDHFGSKLCIDLSKFSNARTAGCEAEEGASSPVTPGEDERRADGNLELSVAETTGELDSEEVSPSYFIPWRKHLQGMEEAEYLVQEQSSPKGKVSRNPPTSRENLEEQPFSENMAAAEAGLHTSSHAASDNISALLSEFRRTVKHADDNVQAFKESFGIFKECCDKVCTSMSNLQAVLEALVTILRE, from the exons ATGACTTCCCTCAGTGAAGCAAATGCTAAGTTTGCCACTGACTTCTTCCATCTGGTGAGAAAAGAACACCCATGTGGAAATATCCTGTTTTCTCCAGTTAATCTCGCCACTGCCCTTCACCTGCTGCTTTACGGATCACGGCATGATACCAAAGCTGAAATTGAAAAG gtGCTTCATCATCTCAGCAAAGCTAAAGAACATGCAAGATCAGGAACCGGAAGTGACtctgaaacagcaacaaaaattgaCCATTTCGGAAGCAAACTATGCATAGACCTTTCAAAGTTTTCAAATG CTCGGACCGCTGGTTGTGAAGCTGAGGAAGGAGCCTCCTCACCTGTAACACCTGGAGAAGATGAGAGACGAGCAGATGGCAACCTGGAGTTGTCAGTGGCGGAAACCACTGGCGAGCTTGATTCTGAGGAAGTTTCTCCCTCTTACTTCATTCCTTGGAGGAAACATCTCCAGGGAATGGAAGAGGCTGAATATCTAGTTCAAGAACAGTCATCTCCAAAAGGAAAAGTATCCCGGAATCCACCTACTTCACGTGAAAACCTGGAAGAACAACCTTTCAGTGAAAACATGGCAGCTGCAGAAGCAGGTCTCCACACATCTTCCCATGCAGCCAGTGATAATATTAGCGCCCTGTTGTCTGAGTTCAGACGCACAGTGAAACATGCAGACGACAATGTGCAGGCGTTCAAGGAATCTTTTGGTATTTTTAAAGAATGTTGTGACAAAGTATGTACAAGCATGTCAAATCTGCAAGCTGTTCTAGAAGCCCTAGTTACCATCCTAAGAGAGTAG